One part of the Mesorhizobium sp. M4B.F.Ca.ET.058.02.1.1 genome encodes these proteins:
- a CDS encoding VOC family protein — translation MTPFHLAFAVRDLDETRAFYGEVLGCAIGRSSATWVDFDLYGHQMSAHLRPRASGAARDGQVDGVAVPIPHFGAVLTMDEWQRLAARLEARDDIDWLERPMVRFKGEPGEQATLFIRDPSGNALEFKGFRSLEQIFAR, via the coding sequence ATGACGCCTTTCCATCTCGCCTTTGCGGTGCGTGATCTCGATGAAACCCGCGCTTTCTATGGCGAGGTGCTGGGCTGCGCCATCGGTCGCTCCTCGGCGACATGGGTTGATTTCGACCTCTACGGCCACCAAATGTCGGCGCATTTGCGGCCGCGGGCATCCGGCGCCGCGCGCGACGGCCAGGTCGACGGCGTCGCGGTGCCGATTCCGCATTTCGGCGCGGTGCTCACGATGGACGAATGGCAGCGGCTCGCCGCCCGGCTGGAAGCCCGCGACGACATAGACTGGCTTGAGCGACCGATGGTGCGCTTCAAGGGCGAGCCCGGCGAGCAGGCGACGCTGTTCATCCGCGACCCTTCCGGCAATGCGCTGGAGTTCAAGGGCTTCCGCTCGCTGGAGCAGATCTTCGCGCGTTGA
- a CDS encoding FAD-dependent oxidoreductase, whose protein sequence is MAASRTVEIAIVGAGVVGLATALRLAGEGREVLLIDPNEPGSGASFGNAGTIAEYACMPVGNPAVLRALPKLLLDPDSPFALRWTALFQLAPWLVRFVRQSLPAATRANALALAGLLAEALPAWTEMAQQAGLQDLLRRNGCLYLYRREGDFAAASGGRALRAELGVRQEVLTSQEVAGLEPGLQATHARGLYFPHSMNVADPSLVMRRLFDAAAARGALLVRAEVTSLRADAGGVELGGSDFRVKAKTVVIAAGARSRALAAQAGDSIPLETERGYHLEFLTDAPLLNRPVCPVDLGFYMTPMAGRLRVAGTVELGGHAAPANARRLALLDRGVRQFFPDLGRASSEWLGFRPSLPDSRPVIGWSRGSSRVIHAFGHGHLGLTLAPITARLVAELIGRRIDASRLAPFAADRFGA, encoded by the coding sequence GTGGCAGCGTCCAGGACTGTCGAAATCGCCATCGTTGGCGCCGGTGTCGTCGGGCTGGCGACGGCGTTGCGGCTTGCCGGCGAAGGCCGCGAGGTCCTTCTCATCGATCCCAACGAGCCGGGCTCGGGCGCCTCGTTCGGCAATGCCGGAACGATTGCCGAATATGCCTGCATGCCGGTCGGCAATCCGGCCGTCCTGCGCGCGCTGCCGAAACTGCTTCTTGACCCGGACAGCCCGTTCGCATTGCGCTGGACAGCGCTTTTCCAGCTTGCGCCATGGTTGGTCCGCTTTGTCAGGCAATCGCTGCCGGCGGCCACCCGAGCCAACGCACTGGCGCTCGCGGGGCTGCTGGCCGAAGCCTTGCCGGCCTGGACCGAGATGGCGCAGCAAGCCGGCCTGCAGGATCTTTTGCGCCGCAACGGCTGCCTCTATCTCTACCGCCGAGAGGGCGATTTTGCCGCCGCATCCGGCGGGCGGGCACTGCGCGCCGAGCTTGGCGTTCGTCAGGAGGTGCTGACGTCGCAAGAGGTGGCCGGGCTGGAGCCCGGCCTGCAGGCAACCCACGCCCGCGGCCTTTACTTCCCTCACTCCATGAATGTCGCCGATCCGAGCCTCGTGATGCGCCGGCTGTTCGATGCGGCCGCGGCCCGCGGCGCGCTGCTGGTCAGAGCCGAAGTGACCAGCCTGCGGGCTGACGCTGGCGGCGTTGAGCTAGGCGGTTCCGATTTCCGCGTCAAAGCGAAGACAGTGGTAATCGCTGCCGGCGCACGCTCGCGCGCTCTGGCTGCGCAAGCCGGCGACAGCATCCCGCTGGAAACCGAACGCGGCTACCATCTCGAATTCCTGACCGACGCACCTCTACTCAATCGCCCGGTCTGTCCTGTCGATCTCGGCTTCTACATGACGCCGATGGCTGGCCGGCTGCGCGTCGCCGGCACGGTCGAGTTGGGCGGGCATGCCGCACCGGCAAATGCGCGCCGTCTGGCGCTGCTCGATCGCGGCGTCAGGCAGTTCTTCCCCGACCTTGGCCGAGCGTCGTCCGAGTGGCTGGGCTTTCGCCCATCGCTGCCCGATTCCCGGCCGGTCATCGGCTGGTCGCGGGGCAGTTCCAGGGTGATCCACGCCTTCGGCCATGGTCATCTCGGCCTGACACTGGCGCCGATCACGGCACGCTTGGTCGCCGAATTGATCGGCCGCCGGATCGATGCCTCTCGCCTCGCTCCTTTTGCCGCCGATCGCTTCGGTGCCTGA
- a CDS encoding PLP-dependent aminotransferase family protein produces MLQDLRLPDDESPVYRRLADAIAERIAAGTLAVGDRLPPQREIARALGINVTTVTRALSTLQEQGLLEARPGRGTTVAARDVGEKPGFVSSPSDQSGIIDLSVNRPATTAYLDAVAALLPRLPKDRHYAALQDYHPPEGPLWARVAVADWFKSVAGDGDPGRVVLAAGAQHGLDGVLGAVTRQGEVVLADEVTYQGINALCRVHGLDLRGVAMDRAGMRPDAFDAACAQLRPRAVFLVPTLHNPTTITLSAERRHELAAVARRYNVLIIEDDVYRPLADDPPPPFACLEPELTIHLSALSKCLAPGLRLGFVIAPRPIAGQVAAALRINCWSISPLTALIGARLIEEGSAARIIDIQKQELRQRQAILSEILGRFDIQAHPTSTHAWLRLPEPWRGAGFARTCLERGVAVLPGDAFAVGREPVQHGVRINVGAARSQEDLRTALAIMAELLSAGHLQLPGFV; encoded by the coding sequence ATGCTGCAAGATCTTCGCCTCCCCGACGACGAAAGTCCGGTTTACCGTCGCCTTGCCGACGCGATCGCCGAACGCATCGCCGCCGGCACGCTCGCGGTCGGTGACCGGTTGCCGCCGCAGCGCGAGATCGCGCGGGCACTGGGCATCAATGTCACGACCGTCACGCGGGCCTTGTCGACACTTCAGGAGCAGGGGCTGCTCGAAGCGCGGCCCGGACGCGGCACGACGGTCGCCGCCCGTGACGTCGGCGAGAAGCCGGGCTTCGTGTCGTCGCCGAGCGACCAGAGCGGCATCATCGACCTTTCCGTCAACCGGCCGGCCACCACCGCCTATCTCGATGCGGTTGCCGCGCTGCTGCCGCGTCTGCCCAAGGACCGGCACTACGCCGCGCTTCAGGACTACCACCCGCCGGAAGGACCGCTCTGGGCGCGCGTGGCGGTGGCCGACTGGTTCAAATCCGTCGCCGGCGACGGCGATCCCGGCCGCGTCGTGCTCGCCGCTGGCGCCCAGCACGGACTGGACGGTGTCCTCGGTGCGGTGACCAGGCAGGGCGAGGTCGTGCTTGCCGACGAGGTGACGTACCAGGGCATAAACGCGCTCTGTCGCGTGCATGGGCTGGATCTCAGGGGCGTCGCCATGGACCGCGCCGGCATGCGCCCCGACGCCTTCGATGCGGCTTGCGCCCAGCTTCGGCCCCGCGCGGTCTTCCTGGTGCCGACGCTGCACAACCCGACGACGATCACGCTGAGCGCGGAGCGCCGGCATGAGCTTGCGGCGGTTGCCCGCCGCTACAATGTGCTGATCATCGAGGACGACGTCTACCGGCCGCTGGCCGACGACCCGCCACCCCCCTTCGCCTGTCTCGAGCCCGAACTGACCATCCATCTCAGCGCGCTGTCGAAATGCCTGGCGCCGGGCCTGCGCCTTGGGTTCGTCATCGCCCCGCGCCCCATCGCCGGCCAAGTCGCGGCGGCGCTGCGCATCAACTGCTGGAGCATCAGCCCGCTGACGGCGCTGATCGGTGCCAGGCTGATCGAGGAAGGCTCTGCTGCCCGCATCATCGACATCCAGAAGCAGGAACTGCGCCAGCGCCAGGCGATCCTGAGCGAAATCCTCGGCCGCTTCGACATCCAGGCACATCCGACGTCGACCCATGCCTGGCTGCGCCTGCCGGAGCCCTGGCGCGGCGCGGGCTTTGCCCGCACCTGCCTGGAGCGCGGCGTCGCCGTGCTGCCGGGCGATGCCTTCGCGGTCGGCCGCGAGCCGGTCCAGCACGGCGTGCGCATCAATGTCGGCGCGGCGCGCTCGCAGGAGGATCTGCGCACGGCACTCGCCATCATGGCCGAACTGTTGTCGGCCGGCCATCTGCAACTGCCGGGTTTTGTGTAG
- a CDS encoding ABC transporter ATP-binding protein, translating into MNASQAALPAAPATIAPAAQAGPGKGFVEFADVEKSYDGRTFAVTRMNLTVARGEFLTLLGPSGSGKTTTLNMLAGFERPTHGTITLEGQPVDRLPPYQRNIGMVFQNYALFPHMTVEENVGFPLSVRQVGKADIASRVASALDMVRLRQFGDRRPTQLSGGQQQRVALARALVFKPSLVLMDEPLGALDKKLREHMQLEIKQIHTMLGVTIVYVTHDQSEALTMSDRVAVFNNGGIAQLGSPDDLYNTPQSSFVASFIGENNTLEGVVDRVSGAECRVRLSGGGELTALAIGVAQGAPCQVAIRPERLTLTPMAAGGNALPATVDGRIYLGDHLRLVARLANDQVLTVKVGPEATMANGEAVTVSCAPNDCRAFPADAGTGGAIPKQGKTT; encoded by the coding sequence ATGAACGCCAGCCAGGCCGCATTGCCGGCCGCCCCGGCCACGATCGCGCCGGCCGCGCAAGCCGGTCCCGGCAAGGGTTTCGTCGAATTCGCCGACGTCGAAAAATCCTACGACGGGCGGACTTTCGCCGTGACGCGGATGAACCTCACCGTTGCGCGCGGCGAATTCCTGACGCTGCTTGGTCCTTCCGGCTCCGGCAAGACAACGACGCTCAACATGCTTGCCGGCTTCGAGCGGCCGACGCATGGCACGATCACGCTGGAAGGCCAACCGGTCGACCGCTTGCCGCCTTATCAGCGCAACATCGGCATGGTGTTCCAGAACTACGCGCTGTTCCCGCATATGACGGTCGAGGAGAACGTCGGCTTCCCGCTCTCGGTCCGGCAGGTCGGCAAGGCCGATATCGCATCCAGGGTAGCGAGCGCGCTCGACATGGTGCGGCTCAGGCAATTTGGCGACCGCCGGCCGACCCAGCTTTCCGGCGGCCAGCAGCAGCGCGTGGCGCTTGCCCGCGCCCTGGTGTTCAAGCCGAGCCTGGTACTCATGGACGAGCCGCTGGGCGCGCTCGACAAGAAGCTGCGCGAACACATGCAGCTCGAGATCAAACAGATCCACACCATGCTCGGCGTCACCATCGTCTACGTCACGCATGACCAGAGCGAGGCACTGACGATGTCGGACCGCGTCGCCGTCTTCAACAATGGCGGCATCGCCCAGCTCGGCTCGCCCGATGATCTCTACAACACCCCGCAGAGCTCGTTCGTGGCGAGCTTCATCGGCGAGAACAACACGCTGGAAGGCGTGGTCGACCGCGTCTCCGGCGCAGAATGCAGGGTCCGGCTGAGCGGCGGTGGCGAACTCACCGCGCTGGCGATCGGCGTCGCGCAGGGCGCTCCCTGCCAGGTCGCCATCCGACCGGAACGGCTGACCCTGACGCCGATGGCGGCCGGCGGCAACGCCCTGCCCGCCACGGTGGACGGGCGGATCTATCTCGGCGACCACCTGCGCCTCGTGGCCAGGCTCGCCAACGACCAGGTGCTGACCGTCAAGGTCGGCCCCGAAGCGACGATGGCAAACGGCGAGGCCGTGACGGTCTCCTGCGCGCCCAATGATTGCCGCGCCTTTCCGGCCGATGCCGGGACGGGCGGCGCCATTCCGAAACAGGGGAAAACGACATGA
- a CDS encoding ABC transporter substrate-binding protein, giving the protein MKYTKQTLLALVAATAFTTTIGHAAFAQELSIMASGGAWQDAQRKAWFEPFSKETGVKILEQEYLGDLGKVKAMVDTGNVPIDLVTVETATVLQGCDAGILERLDYSKIGPRDKFIEGSALDCGVGLDAYGDILAYDPTVLKEAPTSVLDLFDTTKFPGKRAMRKFPAQNLEWALMADGVAPADVYKVLATPEGVDRAFKKLDTIKKDIVWWDAGAQPAQLLASKEVVMTTAWNGRIQNAIDTDGKPFKIVWNNQILEYDMIAIPKGAKSPDLAYKYLAYISEPENNAKLASYITYGPVRTDAASFVAADALPKLPNAPDHLGGAYLVADTEFWGDYGEDLVKRFNAWLAQ; this is encoded by the coding sequence ATGAAATACACAAAGCAGACTCTGCTCGCGCTTGTGGCCGCAACTGCCTTCACGACGACGATAGGCCACGCCGCCTTTGCGCAAGAGCTTTCCATCATGGCGAGCGGGGGCGCTTGGCAGGACGCCCAGCGCAAGGCCTGGTTCGAGCCGTTCAGCAAGGAGACCGGCGTCAAGATCCTCGAGCAGGAATATCTCGGCGACCTCGGCAAGGTGAAGGCCATGGTCGACACCGGCAACGTGCCGATCGACCTGGTGACGGTCGAGACGGCGACCGTGCTGCAGGGCTGCGACGCCGGCATCCTCGAGCGGCTCGACTATTCCAAGATCGGACCGCGTGACAAGTTCATCGAGGGCTCGGCGCTCGATTGCGGTGTCGGTCTCGATGCTTACGGGGATATCCTCGCCTATGACCCGACCGTGCTGAAAGAGGCGCCAACATCGGTGCTCGACCTCTTCGACACGACCAAGTTCCCGGGCAAGCGAGCCATGCGCAAGTTCCCGGCGCAGAACCTCGAATGGGCGCTGATGGCCGACGGCGTGGCGCCGGCCGACGTCTACAAGGTCCTTGCAACGCCGGAAGGCGTCGACCGCGCCTTCAAGAAGCTCGACACGATCAAGAAGGACATCGTCTGGTGGGATGCCGGCGCGCAGCCGGCGCAGCTTCTGGCCTCCAAGGAAGTGGTGATGACGACCGCCTGGAACGGCCGCATCCAGAACGCTATCGACACCGACGGCAAGCCGTTCAAGATCGTCTGGAACAACCAGATCCTCGAATATGACATGATCGCCATTCCAAAGGGCGCCAAGAGCCCGGACCTCGCCTACAAATATCTCGCCTATATCAGCGAGCCGGAAAACAACGCCAAGCTTGCCAGCTACATCACCTACGGACCGGTGCGCACCGATGCCGCGTCCTTCGTCGCAGCCGACGCCTTGCCGAAACTGCCCAACGCGCCGGACCATCTGGGCGGCGCCTATCTGGTCGCCGACACCGAGTTCTGGGGCGACTACGGCGAGGATCTGGTCAAGCGCTTCAACGCCTGGCTTGCGCAGTAG
- a CDS encoding ABC transporter permease, with protein sequence MSALQPSEVDRPALARGRPAADADLKSVSAALRRAEFGDRLRSLLLAAPLLILLALSFGIPIVLLLSRAVYDPTIADALPKTTVALAGWNGQGLPVDDAFAALAADLKDNQVKGTAYELAKSLNARLPGARSQVLKTVRKLENADGQAALEAMKSVPFWSAPSTWPAIRNGTHSLTSFYLLSALDMRWNADGGIERVPPEQAIFLQVFVRTFLVAAAVTLATLLLGFPLAYLIASVPKGLAAVLIVAVLLPFWTSILVRTAAWTVLLQKFGLVNDFLLFIGIASDRLDLMYSRIGLIIAMTHIQLPFTLLPIYSVMRTIQPSQMKAAYSLGAKPLTAFRRVYLPQVFPGVMAGCLLTFILCLGYYITPALIGGASDQLISNFIANYVNVELNWEMAAALSFILLVFTLALFGIFARILGLDRLKLV encoded by the coding sequence ATGTCGGCGCTCCAGCCCAGCGAAGTCGACCGGCCCGCGCTGGCCCGCGGCCGGCCAGCCGCCGACGCGGACCTCAAATCCGTGTCGGCGGCGCTCCGGCGCGCCGAATTCGGCGACCGGCTGCGCTCGCTGCTGTTGGCGGCGCCGCTGCTCATTCTCCTGGCGTTGAGCTTCGGCATACCTATCGTGCTGCTGCTGTCGCGCGCCGTCTATGATCCGACAATCGCAGATGCTTTGCCCAAAACGACCGTGGCCCTGGCCGGCTGGAACGGCCAGGGCCTGCCGGTGGACGATGCCTTCGCGGCGCTGGCCGCCGACCTGAAGGACAACCAGGTCAAGGGCACGGCCTATGAGCTGGCCAAGAGCCTGAACGCCCGCCTGCCCGGCGCGCGCAGCCAAGTGCTGAAGACGGTGCGCAAGCTCGAAAACGCCGACGGTCAGGCCGCGCTCGAGGCCATGAAATCGGTGCCGTTCTGGTCGGCGCCGTCGACCTGGCCGGCAATCCGGAATGGCACTCACAGCCTCACCTCGTTCTATCTGCTGAGCGCGCTCGACATGCGCTGGAATGCCGATGGCGGCATCGAGCGGGTGCCGCCGGAGCAGGCGATCTTCCTGCAGGTGTTCGTGCGCACCTTCCTTGTTGCCGCGGCGGTCACGCTCGCCACGCTGCTGCTCGGGTTTCCCCTCGCCTACCTCATCGCCAGCGTCCCGAAAGGCCTGGCCGCCGTGCTGATCGTCGCCGTGCTCCTGCCGTTCTGGACCTCGATCCTGGTGCGCACCGCCGCGTGGACGGTGCTTTTGCAGAAATTCGGCCTGGTCAACGACTTCCTGCTCTTCATCGGCATAGCCAGCGACCGGCTCGACCTGATGTACAGCCGCATCGGGCTGATCATTGCCATGACGCATATCCAGCTGCCGTTCACGCTGCTGCCGATCTACAGCGTCATGCGCACCATCCAGCCGTCGCAGATGAAGGCGGCCTATTCGCTTGGAGCCAAACCCCTCACCGCCTTCCGGCGCGTCTACCTTCCGCAGGTGTTTCCCGGCGTGATGGCCGGATGCCTGCTCACCTTCATCCTGTGCCTGGGTTACTACATAACGCCGGCACTGATCGGTGGCGCCAGCGACCAGCTGATCAGCAACTTCATCGCCAACTACGTCAATGTCGAACTGAACTGGGAGATGGCGGCGGCCTTGAGCTTCATCCTGCTCGTCTTCACGTTGGCGCTGTTCGGCATCTTTGCTCGCATCCTCGGCCTCGACCGCCTGAAGCTGGTGTAG
- a CDS encoding ABC transporter permease — MLLSPFPTLGERIRIALLWIWCALVILFLLVPILIPVPLSFNSGAFFIFPLEGLSTRWYEMVLGTQRWQSAIGNSLIVAFGTTLIATTLGTLTAIALSDEKFPGRRIVMPLLLSPLIVPVVITAVGSYLFYARIGLASTYAGIILAHTALASPFVVVTVAASLTGFDRNLMRAAAISGAKPLTAFFRVMLPLILPGVLSGAAFAFVTSFDEVVVVQFLASAGQRTMPLEMFIGLREKLSPAITAAATLMMALSIVLLVVANLLARRGQKRPGAAA, encoded by the coding sequence ATGCTGTTGTCTCCCTTCCCAACCCTTGGCGAACGCATCCGCATCGCGCTGCTCTGGATCTGGTGCGCGCTGGTCATCCTTTTCCTGCTGGTCCCGATCCTCATTCCGGTTCCGCTCTCCTTCAACAGCGGTGCCTTCTTCATCTTCCCGCTGGAGGGCCTCTCGACGCGCTGGTACGAGATGGTGCTCGGCACCCAGCGCTGGCAGTCGGCGATCGGCAACAGCCTGATCGTTGCCTTCGGCACCACGCTGATCGCAACGACGCTTGGCACGCTGACGGCGATCGCGCTTTCCGACGAGAAATTCCCAGGCCGACGCATCGTCATGCCGCTGCTTCTGTCGCCGCTCATAGTGCCGGTGGTGATCACCGCCGTCGGCTCGTATCTGTTCTATGCGCGCATCGGCCTGGCCAGCACCTACGCCGGCATCATCCTGGCGCATACCGCTCTAGCCAGTCCGTTTGTCGTCGTGACGGTGGCGGCGAGCCTCACCGGCTTCGACCGCAATTTGATGCGTGCCGCCGCGATCTCCGGGGCGAAACCGCTGACCGCGTTCTTTCGGGTGATGCTGCCGCTGATCCTGCCCGGCGTGCTCTCTGGCGCGGCCTTCGCCTTCGTCACGTCCTTCGACGAGGTCGTGGTCGTGCAGTTCTTGGCCAGTGCCGGCCAGCGCACCATGCCGCTCGAAATGTTCATCGGCCTTCGCGAAAAGCTCAGCCCGGCGATCACCGCCGCCGCGACGCTGATGATGGCGCTGTCGATCGTGCTTCTGGTGGTGGCCAATCTTTTGGCGCGGCGCGGTCAGAAACGGCCGGGCGCAGCGGCATAG
- the epmA gene encoding EF-P lysine aminoacylase EpmA, producing MRRTASLLGDFPADDQRSFPWWTPDVHADRRPRLLARNAIATALRGWFASRDFIEVTTSALQVSPGNEAHLAAFATEAIGTDGARQPLYLHTSPEFACKKLLAAGERRIFSLGAVWRNRERGPLHHPEFTMLEWYRVGETYESLMADCAEFLALAAEKAGAKTFRFRGREADPFAEPERLSVAEAFSRHAGIDLLATVSADGGTDRAALHDALVRAGLRTARDDHWADLFSRVMVEKVEPALGQGRATILYGYPVSEAALARPSAEDPRVAERFELYCCGVELANAFGELTDPTEQRRRFTAEMDEKERIYGERYPIDEDFLAALATMPQASGSALGFDRLVMLATGAARIDDVIWTPVADA from the coding sequence TTGCGCCGAACCGCCAGCCTTCTCGGCGATTTTCCTGCCGATGACCAGCGAAGCTTCCCCTGGTGGACGCCCGACGTCCATGCCGACCGCCGGCCGCGGCTGCTGGCGCGCAACGCCATTGCCACCGCCTTGCGCGGCTGGTTCGCCAGTCGCGATTTCATCGAGGTCACGACATCGGCGCTCCAGGTCTCGCCCGGCAACGAGGCGCATCTGGCGGCCTTCGCCACCGAGGCGATCGGGACGGATGGCGCGCGCCAGCCGCTCTATCTCCACACCTCGCCGGAATTCGCCTGCAAGAAGCTGCTTGCCGCCGGCGAGCGGCGCATCTTCAGTTTGGGCGCGGTGTGGCGCAACCGCGAGCGCGGGCCCTTGCACCATCCGGAATTCACCATGCTCGAATGGTATCGCGTCGGCGAGACCTATGAGAGCCTGATGGCGGACTGCGCCGAATTCCTGGCTCTCGCGGCGGAGAAGGCCGGCGCGAAAACCTTTCGCTTCCGCGGCCGCGAGGCCGACCCTTTCGCCGAGCCGGAGCGGCTAAGTGTCGCCGAAGCCTTTTCGCGCCATGCCGGCATCGATCTTCTCGCGACCGTCTCCGCCGACGGCGGCACCGATCGCGCGGCGCTGCACGATGCCCTCGTCCGTGCCGGCCTGCGCACTGCGCGCGACGACCACTGGGCCGACCTGTTCAGCCGGGTGATGGTCGAGAAGGTCGAACCGGCGCTGGGGCAGGGGCGGGCCACCATCCTGTACGGCTACCCGGTCTCGGAAGCCGCGCTCGCCCGGCCGAGCGCGGAGGATCCGCGCGTTGCCGAGCGTTTCGAACTCTATTGCTGCGGCGTCGAGCTCGCCAACGCCTTCGGCGAGCTCACCGATCCAACCGAGCAGCGCCGCCGCTTCACCGCCGAAATGGACGAGAAGGAGCGCATCTATGGCGAGCGCTACCCGATCGACGAGGACTTTCTCGCGGCTCTGGCCACCATGCCGCAGGCCAGCGGCTCGGCACTCGGCTTCGACCGGCTGGTGATGCTGGCGACGGGCGCGGCGCGGATCGACGACGTGATCTGGACGCCGGTGGCCGACGCGTGA
- the efp gene encoding elongation factor P encodes MVKVIASSLRKGNVVDKDGKLYVILFAENIHPGKGTPVTQLDMRRIGDGVKVSERYRTTEMVERAYVEEREHTFLYSDGEGFHFMNPESYDQVVAPEGVVGDMAPYLQEGMAVQLAQFNGVPISLVLPQRAVFEVVETEPVTKGQTASSSYKPAMLSNGVRTAVPPHISAGTRVVVMTADGSYVERAKD; translated from the coding sequence GTGGTCAAGGTCATCGCCAGCTCCTTACGCAAAGGCAACGTCGTCGATAAGGACGGCAAGCTCTATGTCATCCTCTTTGCCGAAAACATCCACCCTGGCAAGGGCACGCCGGTGACGCAACTCGACATGCGCCGCATCGGCGACGGCGTGAAGGTTTCGGAGCGCTATCGCACGACAGAGATGGTGGAGCGCGCCTATGTCGAGGAGCGCGAGCACACTTTCCTCTACTCCGACGGCGAAGGCTTCCATTTCATGAACCCGGAAAGCTACGACCAGGTCGTGGCGCCGGAAGGCGTGGTCGGCGACATGGCCCCCTATCTGCAGGAAGGCATGGCGGTGCAGCTGGCGCAGTTCAACGGCGTGCCGATTTCGCTGGTGCTGCCGCAGCGCGCCGTGTTCGAGGTGGTCGAAACCGAACCGGTCACCAAGGGCCAGACGGCGTCCTCGTCCTACAAGCCGGCCATGCTTTCCAACGGCGTGCGCACGGCGGTGCCGCCGCACATTTCCGCCGGCACGCGCGTGGTGGTGATGACCGCCGACGGCTCCTACGTCGAGCGCGCCAAGGACTGA